From Brassica oleracea var. oleracea cultivar TO1000 chromosome C3, BOL, whole genome shotgun sequence, a single genomic window includes:
- the LOC106331120 gene encoding uncharacterized protein LOC106331120 encodes MDSQKRVAGFCVIVGKFATITLDLLPQKSLLSLSLTVVKLRNSQQMADMLHKAIQSMSLEEEAPLVLPDSPRFRVFDENTYSLLGRLLNPECQSMARMIEYMPTAWRVYDRVRGIALSRDRFQFVFQREEDLQTVLNDRPWSYNHWAMVIDRWTANPPDDFLQHMELWIRIRHIPVNLFTTNTMYAQAKEVSKVKEIAYDPKVSHTKDYIRAKILFNVDNPAKAFRRLEVSKDATVTIEFEYEKIHKRCFHCLHLTHEKLRCPLLRKGAQKGNPMPHTSRIVNEAHVATKLLEGPPGFPQLFPELSKEDRKMALLYISHSDETERKARILRVQQGIE; translated from the coding sequence ATGGATTCTCAAAAAAGAGTAGCAGGATTTTGTGTTATTGTAGGGAAGTTCGCAACAATCACGCTAGATCTGTTGCCACAGAAGTCTCTGCTCAGCCTCTCCCTCACCGTTGTGAAGCTCCGGAATTCTCAGCAAATGGCAGACATGTTGCATAAGGCTATTCAATCTATGTCGCTGGAAGAGGAAGCTCCACTGGTTCTCCCAGACAGTCCTCGTTTCCGTGTTTTTGACGAGAACACTTACAGTTTGCTTGGTCGTCTGTTGAACCCTGAGTGTCAATCGATGGCTAGAATGATCGAGTACATGCCGACGGCATGGAGGGTTTATGATAGGGTTCGCGGTATCGCTTTGTCTCGTGACCGTTTTCAGTTTGTGTTTCAGCGTGAAGAGGACCTTCAGACTGTGTTGAATGATAGACCATGGTCTTACAATCACTGGGCGATGGTCATCGATCGTTGGACGGCCAATCCTCCTGATGACTTTCTTCAACACATGGAGCTGTGGATCCGTATCCGTCATATTCCAGTGAATCTCTTTACTACCAACACTATGTATGCGCAGGCTAAAGAGGTGAGCAAGGTTAAAGAGATAGCTTATGACCCCAAGGTGTCTCATACCAAAGATTACATCAGAGCCAAAATCCTTTTCAATGTCGATAACCCAGCTAAGGCTTTCAGGAGACTGGAGGTCTCTAAGGATGCTACGGTTACCATTGAATTTGAATATGAAAAGATCCATAAGCGGTGTTTCCATTGTCTCCATCTTACTCATGAGAAACTTCGGTGCCCTTTGTTGCGGAAAGGTGCCCAAAAGGGCAATCCTATGCCACATACTTCACGCATCGTCAATGAAGCTCATGTGGCCACAAAACTCCTCGAAGGTCCTCCGGGTTTTCCTCAGTTATTTCCAGAATTATCTAAGGAGGACAGGAAGATGGCTTTGCTCTACATCTCTCATTCAGACGAGACAGAAAGAAAAGCTCGGATCCTGCGTGTGCAGCAAGGCATCGAATAG